The DNA region ACGAGAATTTTCATTGCGCGGGAAATGAGCCGTCGAAGAGTGGGCGGCTCAGATGAAACATCCGTTTGTGCAACTCCTGGTTCGTTGGTGCGTGCTCGCCGTGGGCGTGACGATGGCGACGAAGCTGGTGAATGGGATTCATTGCGACAGCCGGGAGACGTTGATCGTGGTCGTGCTGCTGCTGAGTTTCTTCAATGCGATCCTGAAGCCGGTGCTGATGTTATTCGCGATGCCGTTCATCGTTATGACGCTGGGGCTGGGGATTGTGGTGATCAATGCGTTGTTGTTCTCGTTGGTGGGAAACCTCGTCAACGGCTTTTACGTCGATGGATTCTGGTCGGCGATTGGCGGAGCGATCATCGTCAGCCTGACCAATCTCGTCGCGAATGCGCTGCTGGGTAATCAGGGGCCGCGCGGGCCGCGTCCGCCGGGCGGTGGCGTTGGCGGCGGAATGGGTGGACGGGGATTTGGTGGCTTTGGCGTTCCGCCGCGGCCACAGGTGAAGCAGCCGGAGAAGAGTGTGCCGCCGGGCAAGGGCGATGTGATCGATATCTGAACGCGTTCGAGCACGCCTATGAAGCTGGAGCGCGGATGCGAGGTCCGGCCCTACTAGGATTTGGGGTGCGGATTTTCCCGTTTGACGGTGCTGGCGGGGGGCGTGACGGTTGCGGTTTTCCGCGAACTCACACCTCTTTCCTACCATGGCTGAAACCACTGAATATGACCTGATCGTTATTGGCGGCGGTCCCGCGGGCTACGCGGGCGCGATTCGTGCCGGACAGCTCGGCAAGAAAGTTGCCTGCATCGAAATGGAGCGCGCGGGCGGCACGTGCCTTAACTGGGGTTGTATTCCCACGAAGGCGCTGCTGAAGAGCGCGGATCTCTATCAGAAGATCAAAAAATCCGAGTCGTTCGGGATCAGCGTGAAGGATGTGTCATTCGACTTCGCCAAGGTCATGGAGCGTTCGCGCGGCGTTGCCACGCAGATGGCCAAGGGCGTGGAATTTCTCTTCAAGAAGAACAAGGTCGATTATATCGTCGGCAAGGCGCAGGTGAGCGCGCCGGGCATGGTCTCGGTCACCGAGGGCGAGCACAAAGGAAAGTTCTTCAAAACGAAAAACATCCTCATCGCCACCGGCTGCAAGATGCGCCGCATCCCCGGTCTCGAGTACGACGGCGTGCGCGTGATGACTTCGCGCGAGGCCCTCGCGAACACGAAGCTGCCGAAGTCGGTGATCATCGTCGGCGCCGGCGCGATCGGCGTGGAGTTCGCTTATTTCTACAACGCGTTTGGCACGAAGGTGACGCTCGTCGAGATGCTGCCGCAGATCGTGCCCGTCGAGGACGAGGAAATCGCGAAGACGCTGCACCGCTCGTTCGAGAAGCAGGGCATCGTGATTCACACGGACACGAAGTGTGAAAACTTCCGCGTCGGTGCGGACGGCGTGAAGGTCGATCTCGTGAAAGGCGACCAGAAGACCGAAGTCGAAGCGGAGCTGTTGCTCTCGGCTATCGGCGTCGTCGCCAATGTCGACGGCCTCCTCGCGGGCAACGTGAAGCCCGAGCTGGAGAAGAATTACCTGAAGGTCGGTGACGATTATCAGACCTCGATCAAGGGCATCTACGCCGCCGGTGACATCATCGGGCCGCCGTGGCTCGCGCACGTGGCGACGTTTGAAGCGGTCAGCTGCGTCAATGGCATCTTCGGCCACGGCAAGCCGAAGCGCGTGCAGAAGTTTCCTGGCTGCACCTACTGCCAGCCGCAGATTTCCAGCACGGGCCTCACCGAGAAGGCCGCGAAGGAAAAGAAGCTCGATTACAAGGTCGGCAAATTCCCGTTCACAGCGTCGGGCAAGGCGGTCGCCTCGGCCGACAGCGAAGGCTTCGTGAAGGTGATCACCGATGCGAAGACCGGCGAAATCTACGGCGCGCACATCATCGGCTCGGAAGCGACCGAGCTCATCGCCGAGTACGGCCTTGCGATCGAACTCGAAGCGACGGTCGAAGAAATCCACCAGACGATCCACGCGCACCCGACGTTGAGCGAAGCGGTGATGGAAGCCGCCGCGGCTTCACTGGGTGAGGCGATTCATATTTGAGCGAGTTGATCACCAGACAAAGTTTCTTAAACGCGAAACGGCCGGAATTTTTTCCGGCCGTTTTTTGTGCTTCGAGGTGTGGGCGATAAGTGAGCTAGGAGTCGCTAGCTCGATATAGCCGTTATCGGATTGGTCTAATGCTATTTGCAGCTCGACCGTCTGCCGGGGTCGATCTAAGTCCTATCAGGAGGAGAACAGCATAAGACCAAAACGTTCTGTTAGATTTATGACTGACGACTTGGATAGCGTAATAGCGGCATACCGTAAAAATCTTCCTCTCTATGCATCCTTTGCGAACAAGGTGCGCGATTTGGTAGATGAGCTGCTAGTCATAAATAAAACCAAATTTCATTTTGTAGAAGCTCGGGCTAAGTCGCCAGAAAGTCTGACGGAAAAGCTGCAGCGTCCTGGTAAGTCATATTCAAATCCGCTCAGCGACATACCTGACCTAGTTGGAGTACGTGTAGTTTTGTACTACTCGGACGACGTCGCAAAAATAGGCAAAATGCTGAAAGGGGAGTTTGAGCTGATAGGAGAAGAGTTAGGTCATCAGCCCAAAGGTTTGTCTGCAGATCGATTTGGGTATCTCTCACTTCATTGCGTACTGCGCCTTGCTACCCGCCGTTCTAAATTATCTGAGTGGAGTAGATATAAAGGACTGCACTTCGAGCTGCAGCTACGCACAGTTCTTCAGCATTCTTGGGCGGCGGTTTCTCATGCTCTGCAGTACAAGAAAGAAGGCGATGTCCCGCACGAGCTACGTAGGAAACTCCATAGATTAGCTGGCCTATTTGAGTTGGCTGATGAGGAGTTTCTGGAACTCAGGGATCTTGCGGCGGAGAAGGCACGAGAAGCCTCCGTTGCGGTAAAAAAAGGAGTCGATGAAATCGGGTTAGATATATCTTCGCTCCAAGCCTTTGTTAGGCAATGGAAGCCATTGAAAGATGTGCTGAACGAGCTTGAAGCCAGAGGTATAAATCCCGCGGATCTAGAAGACGTCAGGGATGAAGAGGAGCCGCATAATTACCTCGGCGATATCGTGGAGCATTGTGAGCGGATTGGCATCAGAACAATTAGCGAATTGAAGAAAATGCTATCTAAGGATTTCACCAGTTTTGTAGAATATGTCGCCGAACCGCGGTGGTGTATGGGGGTAGAATTCGTGCTGTATCTGTTGTTGATTGCTTCCAGACCGAAGGATTTCTCAGTTGAAATTTTAACTCATGCGGGCTTTCACGAAAATATCGCTAAGCGCGTCCTCAATGCTGCGGCTAAAGCACAAACGTGATTGGATTCATTAGGCACGAGTTACCGTTGGTTTTGCGACTAGCACTGTAGGCGAGTGGGCGGGATCAGTGTGAGTCGCGGTGCGGCGGAAGAGGCCTTTTAAACGCTCCATGTAGATGTAGAGGACGGGCGTCAGGTAGAGCGTGAGGAGTTGGGAGACGACGAGGCCGCCGACGACGGCTAGGCCGAGTGGGCGGCGGGATTCGGCGCCGGCGCCGATGCCGAGGGCGATGGGAAGTGCGCCAGCCAAGGCGGCGAAGGTGGTCATCATGATCGGGCGGAAGCGGGCGACGCAGGCTTCGTAGATGACTTTTTCGGGGGAGAAGTTGGCGCCTTGTTCGCGTTCGGCGGCGAGGGCGAAGTCGATCATCATGATGGCGTTCTTTTTCACGATGCCGATGAGCAGGATGAGACCGACGTAGCCCATGATGTTGAGCTCTTCGCCGAAGAGCCAGAGCGTGAGCAGCGCGCCGAGGCCGGCGGCGGGCAGACCGGAGAGAATCGTGAGCGGGTGGACGAAGTCTTCGTAGAGAATGCCGAGCACGATATAGATGACGAAGATGGCGAGGATGAGGAGCAGGCCGATGTTACTCATCGATTGCTGGAAGGCCTGGGCGGTGCCTTGCAGTGAATAGGAAATCGAGGGCGGCAGGCTTTCGGCGGCGCGGGCGATGGCGGCGGTGGCATCACCGAGCGCGGCGCCGGGCTTGAGGTTGAATGAGTAGGTGACGGCGGCGGATTGACCGATGTGGCCGACGGTGAGCGGGCCGACCTTGGGCTTCACGGTGACGACGGTGTCGAGCGAAACGAGTTCGCCGGTCGAGGTGCGCAGGTGGACGGAGCGCAGCGAGGCGGGATCGAAGCCGAGCGCGGGGTCGATCTCGAGGATGACGTAGTATTGCGCGTTGGAGGTGTAGATCGTGGAGGCCTGGCGCGTGCCGAAGGCGCTGTAGAGCGCGCTCTCGATGGCGGCGGGTGAAATGCCGAGGGCGCCGGCGCGGTCGCGGTTGATCTCCACGCTGAGCTGCGGGCTGGTGATCTGGAGATCGGAGTTGAGGTCGGTGAGCTCGGGGAGTTCGCGGAGTTTTTTCTCAAAGTCGCCGGCGGTGGCGTAGAGGCTGTCGAGATCGGAGCCGGAGATGGCGACCTGGTAGAGCGCTTTCGACGCGATGCCGCCGATGCGGATCGTGGGGGGAACTTGTGGATACGCGCGGATGCCGACGACTTTGGAGAGGCTGGCGCGGAGTTCGTTGGCGACGATGAATGCGGAGACGCGTTCGCTGCGGTCTTTGAGGCGGACATTCATCGAGCCGGTGTTGGTGCCGGTGCTGCGGCCGCCGCCGATGCTGGACTGGACGGCGTCGACCGCGGGATGGTCTTTCACGATGCGCGCGGCCTGATCGAGGTAGGTGCGCATGGCGGTGACGGAGGTGCTCTGGGCGGCCTCGATGTTGACGTTTAGCATGCCCTGGTCGTCGGTCGGGATGAAACCCTGGCGGAGCTGCGTGAAGAGGACGCCGGTGAGGACGAGCGAGACGACGGCGGAACCGATCGTGATCAGACGGTGGCGCATGAAAAACTTCAGCGAGCGCTCGTAGGTGTGGAGCATACCGTCGAACATTTTTTCGCTGAAGCGGTAGATGCGGCCGTGTTTTTGGGCGTGCGCGTGCGGTTTCAGGAAGCGGCTGCAGAGCATCGGCGTGAGCGTGAGCGAGACGATGCCGGAGACGATGATCGACGCGGTGATCGTGATGGCGAACTCGTGGAGAAGCATGCCGAGGACGCCGCTCATGAACATGAGCGGGATGAACACGGCGATGAGCGAGAGCGTCATGGAGAGAATCGTGAATCCGATCTCCTTTGAACCGATAAGGGCGGCCTCGCGGACGCTTTTGCCCATCTCGATGTGACGGACGATATTTTCGAGCATCACGATGGCGTCATCGACCACGAAGCCGACGGAGAGCGTGAGCGCGAGGAGCGAGAAATTATCGAGGGTGAAGTCGAAGAAGTGCATCACCACGAATGTGCCGAGCAGCGCGAGCGGGATGGCGATGCTGGGGATGACGGTGGCGGTGGCGGAGCGCAGGAAGAGGAAGATGACGAGGATGACGAGTGCGATGGAGAGCAGGAGCGTGAACTCGACGTCGTGGACGGATTCGCGGACGGCCTGCGAACCGTCGCGGAGGATCTCGAGTTTGATGGCGGGTGGCAGTTCCGCCTCGAATTTCGGGAGCGCGGCGCGGATGGCGTCGACGACGGCGACGGTGTTGGAGCCGGGCTGTTTCAAGATACCCAGCATGATGGTCGGGCGCGCGCCGTCGGCGGTGTAGACCATCGCGGAGACGCGGGTGTTTTGGATGCTGTCGATGACCTTGGCGATCTGGCCGAGGCGGACGGGCGTGCCGTCGCGCCAGGCGACGATGATCTGAGAAAATTCTTTGGCCTTCGCGAGCTGGCCTGTGGCGGTGATCGTGTAGGTCTTGGCAGCGCCGTCGACCTGACCGGTGGGTTGATTGACGTTTTGGGCGGCGAGGGCGGACTGGACCTGATCGATGGTGATGCCGCGGGCGGCGAGCTGGCGCGGATCGAACTGGACGCGGACGGCGTACTTTTGGGAGCCGTACACATTCACATCGGCCACGCCGGTGATCATGGAGATCTGCTGTGCGAGGATGTTCTCCGCGTAGTCATTCACCTCGGAGAGCTGCAGCGTCGGCGAGCTCATAGTGATGAAGAGAATCGGGCGGTCGGACGGATTGGATTTCCGGAAAGAGGGCGGCGACGTCATCTCGTTCGGCAGCTGACGTTGCGCGGCGGAGAGTGCGGTCTGCACATCCTGGGCGGCGCTATCGATGTTTCGATCGAGGGAGAATTGCAGCGTGATGCTGGTGCTGCCGAGTGAGCTGGTGGAGCTCATCGAATCGATGCCGGAGATGGTGGAGAGCTGGCTCTCGATCGGCGTGGCGACGGCGGTGGCCATCGTTTCGGGCGAGGCGCCGGGGAGGGAGGCGTTGATGCTGATGGTCGGGAACTCGACGTTGGGCATGTCGCTCACCGGAAGGATGCGGAAGGAGATGACGCCAAAGACGACGAGGGCGACGGTGAGCAGCGTGGTCATCACCGGCCGCTTGATGCAGAGCTCGGGGAGATTCATGGCTGGGCGGAGGGTTTGGCTTCGGACTTGGTGGCCACGGCGTCGGCGGGCTTTTGTTTGCCGCCGCCGTTGCCTGCGCCGGAAACGACGACTTTGGAGCCGGAGAGCAGGCGGAGCTGGCCGTCCGTGACTACGGTTTCGCCGGCTTTGACGCCGTCGATCACGACCTCGTTGCCGGAGGTGATGCCGGGATGAATGAGGCGGACCTCGATGGTGTTGTCGGGCTTCACGACGAAGACCTGCGAGCCCTGTTGTCCATCGACGACGGCAGTGGCGGGAACGAGGAATGCGCCGGGCTGTTCACCGATCTTGATGGAGAGCGTGACGAACTGGCCGGGCCAGAGCTGGGCGTCTTCGTTGGCGAAGTTGGCGCGGAGGGCGATGGTGCCGGTGTTGAGGCCGACGGTGTTGTCGACGAAGTCGAGTTCGCCGGTCCAGACGCGTTTGGCGTCGGAAGGTTTGCGGGCTTCGACGGTGACCTTGCCGGCTTTGAGGGCGGATTGAACGGCATCGAGATCGACCTCGGGCAGGGAGAAATTCATGCCGATGGGCGCGAGCTGATTGATGGTGAGGAGGGGGGTGCTGGCGTCGTTGGCACGGACGAGTGAACCCTCGCGGAGAGCGAGGCGGCTGGTGCGACCGTCGATGGGCGCGCGGATCTCGGTGTAGTCGAGATTCAACTTCGTGGTGGCGGCAGCGGCTTCCTGGACGGCGACAGAGGCGCGGGCGCTGGTGGCGACGTTGGTGTACTGGCTGAAGTCGGTGTCGGAGACGGCCTTTTGCTCGTGGAGTTTGGTGTAGCGCTCGAGGTCGGCACTGGCCTTCTCGAAGTTGGCGCGAGCTTGGGCGAGTTGAGCTTCGGCCGAGCGGGAGGCCGCAAGGAAAGGGCGTTGGTCGAGAGTGACGAGGAGATCGCCCGCCTTCACGTTGTCGCCCTCGCGAAAGTGGACCTTGGTCAGCACGCCCTCGACCTGACTGAGGATGGAGACGGTGTGGAGCGGCTGAACGACACCGACGGCGGCGCGCGTGACGGGAACGTCACGCTGAGTGACCGCCGCGACCTTCACAGGCACGGGTGGCGCGCCTGCGCGTTGGGCGGAGGGCTTTTTGCAGCCATTGAAAAT from Nibricoccus aquaticus includes:
- a CDS encoding GTP pyrophosphokinase, with the translated sequence MTDDLDSVIAAYRKNLPLYASFANKVRDLVDELLVINKTKFHFVEARAKSPESLTEKLQRPGKSYSNPLSDIPDLVGVRVVLYYSDDVAKIGKMLKGEFELIGEELGHQPKGLSADRFGYLSLHCVLRLATRRSKLSEWSRYKGLHFELQLRTVLQHSWAAVSHALQYKKEGDVPHELRRKLHRLAGLFELADEEFLELRDLAAEKAREASVAVKKGVDEIGLDISSLQAFVRQWKPLKDVLNELEARGINPADLEDVRDEEEPHNYLGDIVEHCERIGIRTISELKKMLSKDFTSFVEYVAEPRWCMGVEFVLYLLLIASRPKDFSVEILTHAGFHENIAKRVLNAAAKAQT
- the lpdA gene encoding dihydrolipoyl dehydrogenase; the encoded protein is MAETTEYDLIVIGGGPAGYAGAIRAGQLGKKVACIEMERAGGTCLNWGCIPTKALLKSADLYQKIKKSESFGISVKDVSFDFAKVMERSRGVATQMAKGVEFLFKKNKVDYIVGKAQVSAPGMVSVTEGEHKGKFFKTKNILIATGCKMRRIPGLEYDGVRVMTSREALANTKLPKSVIIVGAGAIGVEFAYFYNAFGTKVTLVEMLPQIVPVEDEEIAKTLHRSFEKQGIVIHTDTKCENFRVGADGVKVDLVKGDQKTEVEAELLLSAIGVVANVDGLLAGNVKPELEKNYLKVGDDYQTSIKGIYAAGDIIGPPWLAHVATFEAVSCVNGIFGHGKPKRVQKFPGCTYCQPQISSTGLTEKAAKEKKLDYKVGKFPFTASGKAVASADSEGFVKVITDAKTGEIYGAHIIGSEATELIAEYGLAIELEATVEEIHQTIHAHPTLSEAVMEAAAASLGEAIHI
- a CDS encoding efflux RND transporter permease subunit — encoded protein: MNLPELCIKRPVMTTLLTVALVVFGVISFRILPVSDMPNVEFPTISINASLPGASPETMATAVATPIESQLSTISGIDSMSSTSSLGSTSITLQFSLDRNIDSAAQDVQTALSAAQRQLPNEMTSPPSFRKSNPSDRPILFITMSSPTLQLSEVNDYAENILAQQISMITGVADVNVYGSQKYAVRVQFDPRQLAARGITIDQVQSALAAQNVNQPTGQVDGAAKTYTITATGQLAKAKEFSQIIVAWRDGTPVRLGQIAKVIDSIQNTRVSAMVYTADGARPTIMLGILKQPGSNTVAVVDAIRAALPKFEAELPPAIKLEILRDGSQAVRESVHDVEFTLLLSIALVILVIFLFLRSATATVIPSIAIPLALLGTFVVMHFFDFTLDNFSLLALTLSVGFVVDDAIVMLENIVRHIEMGKSVREAALIGSKEIGFTILSMTLSLIAVFIPLMFMSGVLGMLLHEFAITITASIIVSGIVSLTLTPMLCSRFLKPHAHAQKHGRIYRFSEKMFDGMLHTYERSLKFFMRHRLITIGSAVVSLVLTGVLFTQLRQGFIPTDDQGMLNVNIEAAQSTSVTAMRTYLDQAARIVKDHPAVDAVQSSIGGGRSTGTNTGSMNVRLKDRSERVSAFIVANELRASLSKVVGIRAYPQVPPTIRIGGIASKALYQVAISGSDLDSLYATAGDFEKKLRELPELTDLNSDLQITSPQLSVEINRDRAGALGISPAAIESALYSAFGTRQASTIYTSNAQYYVILEIDPALGFDPASLRSVHLRTSTGELVSLDTVVTVKPKVGPLTVGHIGQSAAVTYSFNLKPGAALGDATAAIARAAESLPPSISYSLQGTAQAFQQSMSNIGLLLILAIFVIYIVLGILYEDFVHPLTILSGLPAAGLGALLTLWLFGEELNIMGYVGLILLIGIVKKNAIMMIDFALAAEREQGANFSPEKVIYEACVARFRPIMMTTFAALAGALPIALGIGAGAESRRPLGLAVVGGLVVSQLLTLYLTPVLYIYMERLKGLFRRTATHTDPAHSPTVLVAKPTVTRA
- a CDS encoding efflux RND transporter periplasmic adaptor subunit — translated: MLETRTLCLHRSSMRVYVSRYLPVALFSTLLIFNGCKKPSAQRAGAPPVPVKVAAVTQRDVPVTRAAVGVVQPLHTVSILSQVEGVLTKVHFREGDNVKAGDLLVTLDQRPFLAASRSAEAQLAQARANFEKASADLERYTKLHEQKAVSDTDFSQYTNVATSARASVAVQEAAAATTKLNLDYTEIRAPIDGRTSRLALREGSLVRANDASTPLLTINQLAPIGMNFSLPEVDLDAVQSALKAGKVTVEARKPSDAKRVWTGELDFVDNTVGLNTGTIALRANFANEDAQLWPGQFVTLSIKIGEQPGAFLVPATAVVDGQQGSQVFVVKPDNTIEVRLIHPGITSGNEVVIDGVKAGETVVTDGQLRLLSGSKVVVSGAGNGGGKQKPADAVATKSEAKPSAQP
- a CDS encoding phage holin family protein; amino-acid sequence: MQLLVRWCVLAVGVTMATKLVNGIHCDSRETLIVVVLLLSFFNAILKPVLMLFAMPFIVMTLGLGIVVINALLFSLVGNLVNGFYVDGFWSAIGGAIIVSLTNLVANALLGNQGPRGPRPPGGGVGGGMGGRGFGGFGVPPRPQVKQPEKSVPPGKGDVIDI